The sequence below is a genomic window from Quadrisphaera setariae.
CTTCACCGACGTCCGCGGCACCTACGTCCCGGCCGCCGAGGTGGAGGAGACCACCTCCGCCACAGGGGCGCGCGAGTTCACCTGGAACGGGGAGCCCGTCACCCGCGAGTACGGGAAGATGGGCAAGTCCCTCAAGAACGTCGTCACGCCCGACGACATGTACGAGGCCTACGGCGCCGACACGTTCCGCGTGTACGAGATGTCGATGGGGCCCCTGGACGACTCCCGGCCGTGGGAGACCCGCGCGGTGGTCGGCTCGCAGCGCTTCCTGCAGCGGCTGTGGCGCAACGTCGTCGACGAGGCGACCGGTGAGCTGGTCGTCGTGGACACCCCCGCGGACCCCGCCACGCGCGCTCTGGTGCACCGCACCGCCGCGGGCGTGGCCGCCGACTACGAGGGGCTGCGGTTCAACACCGCGGTCTCCAAGCTGATCGAGCTGAACAACGAGCTCACCAAGCTGAGCTCGGTGCCGCGTGAGGCCGCGGAGGCGGTGGTGCTCATGGTGGCGCCGCTGGCGCCGCACATCGCCGAGGAGCTGTGGTCGCGGCTGGGCCACGAGGGTTCGCTGACCTTCGAGGGCTTCCCCCAGGCCGACCCGGCGCTGCTGGTGCAGCAGACGGTGACGTGCGTGGTGCAGGTGCAGGGCAAGGTCCGCGACCGCCTCGAGGTGCCGGCCGACATCACCGAGGACGCGCTGCGCGAGCAGGCGCTGGCGTCCCCGGCGCTGCAGCGGGCGCTGGACGGGCGCGGGGTGCGCACGGTGATCGTGCGCGCTCCGAAGCTCGTCAACGTGGTCCCCGCCTGACCTGTCGCTGACGGGGCCCGTCGTCCGCCCACAGGGCGGGCGGCGGGCCCCTCCCACGGGGCTCCGTCCACAGGCGCTCGTCGCTGCGGTCCGGGGAGCGGCGCCGCGGGCCAGCCTGGTGGGGTGCTGGACGGGGCGCCCGGCTCGGGCTGGCAGGAGGACGACGACGCCGACGACGGCGTCCCCGCCGTCCCCGCGGTCAGGGACCGGGCGGCGCTGCGGGCGGGGTCCCGCCGGGACGCCCGCGAGGCGGAGCAGGCCTGGCGGCCCTCGCTGGCGGAGCGGCTGGGGGAGGCGCGGTGGTCGCTGCCGACCTCGGCGGCGGTCGGAGCCCTGGTCGTCGTCGCCGCGGTCGTGGTGCTGCTGGTGCTGTCCGCCGCTGCCTCGGGCGGGGCGTCGGTGCCCACGCCGACGCCGGGCGTGGCCGTGCCGGTGCGCACGCCTGCGCCGCTGTCGTCGTCGTCCTCCGCGCACCCCGCGGGTCCACCGGGCACGCAGCCCGGCGCCTCGGCTCCCGGGGCGGGAGGGGGGACGGGGGAGGTCGTGGTCGACGTGGTCGGCCAGGTGGAGAGGCCCGGGCTGGTCCGCCTGCCGGCCGGCTCGCGCGTCGACGACGCGGTCCGCGCCGCCGGCGGGGCGCGTCCGGGGGCCGACCTGCGGCGGGTGAACCTGGCCCGGGTGCTCGTGGACGGCGAGCAGCTCGTGGTGCCGGCGCCGGGAGAGCAGCTGCCCAGCGCCCAGCCGGCTCCTGCTGGGACGCGGCCCACCTCGGTCTCAGGCATCTCCGCCGCCGGGGGCAGCGCTGCCGGAACTGCAGCGGGGGCTGCCGCCGGCCCCGTGGACCTCAACAGCGCCACCCTCGCCGAGCTCGACGCCCTGCCCGGCTTCGGGCCGGTGCTGGCCCAGCGGATCCTCGACTGGCGGAGCGAGCACGGACGCTTCACGTCCGTGGAAGAGCTCGGCGAGGTGCCCGGATTCGGCCCAGCCGCTCTGGCGCGGCTCACCCCGCTGCTCGTCGTGTGATGCCGGGGGAGCCGGAGTGAGCAGGCACCCGGCGCTGCGCCTGCTGCTGCCCGCCGCCCACGACCCGGCGCAGGGCGCGCACGGGACGGCAGGCGCCCGCCCGCTGGACGCTCGCCTCCTGCCCGCCGCCGCCGCGGCCTGGGGGTGGGCGGCGCTCGCCCTCGTCGTCCCCGCGGCGGTGCTCGCGGTGGTGGCGCTGGTCGGCATCGCGATGGCC
It includes:
- a CDS encoding ComEA family DNA-binding protein, which produces MLDGAPGSGWQEDDDADDGVPAVPAVRDRAALRAGSRRDAREAEQAWRPSLAERLGEARWSLPTSAAVGALVVVAAVVVLLVLSAAASGGASVPTPTPGVAVPVRTPAPLSSSSSAHPAGPPGTQPGASAPGAGGGTGEVVVDVVGQVERPGLVRLPAGSRVDDAVRAAGGARPGADLRRVNLARVLVDGEQLVVPAPGEQLPSAQPAPAGTRPTSVSGISAAGGSAAGTAAGAAAGPVDLNSATLAELDALPGFGPVLAQRILDWRSEHGRFTSVEELGEVPGFGPAALARLTPLLVV